DNA from Candidatus Baltobacteraceae bacterium:
CGAACGCTTCCCGGGTGCGATCGAGACTTTTTCGATCGAAGCGCTGATGCCCGACGGTAAAGCGCTGCAGTCGGCGACGTCGCACGATCTCGGTCAGAACTTCGCACGCGCGTACGATATCACGTTCACCGATACGGACCAGCAAGTCAAACACGCACACACGACCTCCTGGGGAATGTCGTGGCGCATGCTCGGCGCGATGATCATGGTGCACGGCGACGATCGCGGACTCCGCGTGCCGCCGAAAATGGCGCCGATCGAAGCGGTTTTCGTTCCGATCGTCCGATCGAACGACGACCGGGCGCTGCAGGCTTGCCGCGAAACGGCCGACGTGCTTTCGAAGGCCGGCTTTCGCGTGCGCGTCGACACGCGCGACGAACAGCCCGGATGGAAGTATAGCGAGTGGGACGTGCGCGGCGTTCCCGTGCGAATCGAGATCGGCCCGCGGGACGTCGAAGCCGGAACCGCCGTGGTCGTGCGCCGGGATCGCCCCAAAGGCGACAAACAGCAGAAGCAGACCGTTTCGCTGGAGACCCTCCCGCGGATTTTGCCGGCGTTACTCGACGACATCCAGCAATCGCTCTTCGATCAAGCCAAGCAGTTCCTGGAGGAGCACACCTTCCTCACTCAGGATCGCTCGCAGTTCTTCGACATGTGCCGCAATCGGGCCGGCATGATCGAGATTCCGTGGTGCGGCCGCCCCGAATGCGAAGCGCACGTGAAGGCCGAAACGAGCGCGACCACGCGCGTTCTGCGCGATCTGGCCGGCCACGCGCTCTGCGTCGCCTGCGGCGAACCCGCCAAAGTGAATGCGTACTTTGCGCAGAGTTATTAGCGCGCTCGCGAGCGTCGCGTTCGCCGTGCAGCTAACCTGCGGCGTCGCATTCGCGCACACTCCTACGGTGGCGGAGTTGGATGCGGATTCGCGTGCCGCCGGCAACCGAGTCGATATCGCCGAGCGAATCGGCGAAAGCGTCTTCAAGACGACGTGGGCGGCACAAGTCAGTCAGATCTCCGCGAACGCGGTTGGCAAGCACGTGATCGTGGGCATCCGCGTGTGGGGCGTGAAGTTTCACCGCCCGATCGCGCGCCGCGAGTTTCTCGACGAGGTGGCGTCGCTGGTTGAGACGGCGTTTGCGGCGGCGCCCGAGGCGGAAGAAGTCGACCTATGGGCGAGCGTTCCGATCTCGGTGGGCAAGGGTGTCATCGTCAGCGGCGATCTCGCCAAGCCGACCACCCGAACCGTCTTCAGCATCAGCGTGCGTCGCGGCGCGACGTCCGAAGCGATTCTCGCGAAGGCTTCCGGCTCGACCGCGTTTTGGGACCAGGATTGGGAGCGTTCGGCTTTCAACAGTGGATTAGCCAGGAACCCGTGAGTTAGGATGTATCAAAAAACGACGCTCCCGAACGGATTACGCGTGCTCACCGAGACGATGCCTGCGGTGCGCTCGGCGTCGATTGGGGTATGGGCCGACGTCGGGTCGGCGCTGGAAACGCGCGCGTCGCGCGGGATCTCGCACCTGGTCGAGCACATGCTCTTTAAGGGTACGACGCGCAGGTCGGCCCGCGCGATCGCCGAGACGATGGACGGCGTTGGCGGTAACCTCAACGCCTTTACCGATAAAGAGACGACCTGCTACTACGCCAAGGTGATCGATCGTCACGTGCCGCTGGCGCTCGATGTATTGGCGGATATGTTTCTCAACTCGACGTTCGATCCGGGCGAGCTCGCCAAAGAGCAGAACGTCGTGCTGGAAGAAATCAAAATGTACGAAGACTCCCCCGACGAGCTCATTCACGATCTCTTCCTGCAGACGATGTGGAACGGAGCCGATCTCGGCGAGCCCACGATTGGATTCGCGGACAGCGTCCTCAAGGTGACGCCCGACGCGTTGCGGACACATATGCGCGGGCACTACGCGCCCAACTCGGTCATCGTGGCCGCCGCCGGCAACGTCGAACACGACCGCTTCGTCGAGATGGTGTCGGAGCAGTTCGCGTCGTTCGAAGGCACCTGCGCGTTGCCGACCGCCGAAGCGCCGCAGTCGACGCCGGCCGTGCACGTGCGTCACAAGGACAGCGAGCAGGCCTACGTCGTGCTCGGAACGCGCGGCTTATCCGTTCGCGACGAGCGTCGCTACGCGCTTTCGCTGCTGGACACTATTCTGGGCGGCGGCATGTCGAGCCGGCTCTTCCAAGAAATTCGCGAGAAGCGCGGGCTGGTGTATACGGTCTATTCGTTCCAAGCCGCCTACCGTGAAGCCGGCCTGTTCGGCGTGTATTGCGGCACGTCGCCCGAACACGTGCAGTCGTGCATCGACCTCACCGTCGAGCAGTTTCATCGCGTCGCCGACGAGCGCGTGAGCGACGACGAGCTGCATCTGGCCAAAGAACACATGAAGGGGAACCTCACCCTGTCGCTCGAGTCCACGTCGAGCCGAATGATCCGCTTGGGGCGCAACGAGTTCGCGCTCGGGCGCTATCTGTCGCCCGAGGAGATCGAGGCGCGCGTCGATGCAGTGACGGCGGACGAACTCCAAGAGCTGGCACAGGAACTGCTGCCCGACCCTAACGTCGGGCTGTGCGTCATCGGACCCGTCGACGAATCTACGATTTCCTGGAGTCGCGACGCGGCCTAGTGGCCCCTAACCACTTCCCGATTCCAGAGGTATGGTCGGGCCGTCTTATTGGCGCGATAGCCATCACGTTCATTACGCAAGGGATAACGATCGGCGCGTACGCCGCGCGCCTGGCGGGCGTGCAGACCAAACGCATCGCTACCTCGATCTCGCTTTTCAACCTGTTCGTGACGGCCGGACGTCTGGCGAATTTGTTTATGATTTTCTTCGTTGGGCCGCTTGCCGATCAAGCCGCGGGCGCCGTGACGAAGCTGGCGAGCGACCCTGCAGCGGCGGCGGTTTGGCAGCGGACGTTTGAAGTGCAGCTTCGCCTGATCGTCTTAGGTGGAACCGTCGGTATGGCGTTGTTCGCGTTGCTGCTCCCGCTGTTTGCCTATTTATTCCGTCGCGGGGTGCACTCGTTCGAAGCGCGCGGCTCGATTCCGCACTCGCTGGCGCGGCTCGTGTCGCCGAGGGTCATTGGAGAGGTACTGCGTGCCCAGCGTCTGCCGTCTTGGAGCGAGATACGGGCGTTCGAATGGCGCTGGATTCCCAAACGGTTGTTGATCTTCAATACCGTCGTCATGTGCGTCTACGCTATCGGCGTGCAGGCGTCGTACCTTGCGTCCGTGCTCGACGTGCACTGGCGTGCGACGGCGATCGGCCTCTCGGGGGTGATAAACGGAGTAGGAACCATCGCTTTCACCCTATTCGTCGACCCCACGTCGGCGATGATCACGGACCAGGCCGTCCATGGAAGGCGCACCGTCGAGGAAGTCCGCAGCATGGTGTTCTATCTTTCTTTGACGGCCATCGTCGGGACGTTGTTGTCTCAAGCCATCTTTTACCCGGCCGCGGTCGTCATCGAGGCTGTAGCGCGCTTTGCGGGACATGTACGGTTTTAGGTTAGCGACGACGTTGGCTCTGCTGATGACCTTGTGCGGCTGCGCCGGGTCGATCGAGCATTGGATCGTCAACGTGCGCGTGCACCAGGGCGACGCCGCGCTGGTCCGCGGGAACGTCCGCGAAGCTTCGCTGGCCTACGGACTGGCTTTGCGCGTCGATCCAACCGACGTACGCGCCCAAGCGGGCTACGTGGAGGCAGCGGCGGGGTTGGCCAAAGACGAGTACACCAAGGGCGACTTCGAAGACGCGATGGCCACGATCGCGCACGGACTGGCGGTCGATCCGCAGAGCGTCCGGCTCGAAGGCCTCAAGACCACGATCGAACAGGCGCGCCTCAAACGCGAGATCGTCATATCGAACTATCCGACGTACGGACAGAGCGGATTAGCGATCGAGAAAGCGTACGTTCAGCTCGATACCACAAACAAGCTGCTGCTGCGCAGCCTGCACCGATTCGGTTATACGTTCGACGCTAACGATCTCACCGACGCGATCAAGCGCAGCTACGAGCTGCAGTTGGACATTTCGAAGAACACGAATCGCCTGATCGTCTACCGGCAGCTCGTGACCTCCGGCGTTCCAGCGGCCACGTCAACCGTCACGTCGGGCAGCTCGTCTTCGCTGTTGCCTCTGCCGTGAGGCTGCCCTGATGATCCAGTCTTTCGAGCAGTTGCCGATCGCGCTGAGCGGGATTTTGGTTATCGGCGGCTTCTTGGTGCTGACCCTCGTTATTGGTAATATCATCGCGCGTGTGCTGCCCTCCAGCGTGCGCGAGGAGCATAACGACTTGGCCGGGTTTATCTTGGCCGTGGTCGGCGTCATTTACGCCGTACTGCTCGCATTCATCGCCATCGGCGTCTGGGAACGGTTCGAAATGGCCGAAGCGCGTACGTACGAGGAGGCGACAAACCTGACGATCGTCTATCGCGACGCCGGATCGTTTTCGACCGGATCGGGGCTGCGCGCGGCACTGCGCGATTACGTTAAACACGTGATCGACGACGAGTGGCCGATGATGCAGCGCGGCGAGCGGGCCGTTGAGGCGCGATTACTTTTGGAGTCCGTCGATCGCGACATCCGTAACCTTCCGGCCAATTCGCCGCGTCTGCAGAATATCCAAGCGCAGATGCTGGCGGCGATAGCGGTCGCGCTCCAGGACCGCGACGCCCGGCTGTCGATGGACGCGACGGGGATCAACGGGATCATGTGGGCCGTTTTGATCGCTGGTGCGTTCGTAACGGTCGGATTTACGTACCTCTTCGGATTCAAGCAGACGATCATGCAACAGCTCATGATCGGATCGCTCAGCGTTTTGATCGGGCTCGTGCTCTTCTTGACGCTTGCCCTGGACTATCCGTTTAGAGGGGGACTTACGGTGGCGCCCGATGCCTTTGAGAACGCCCTCTGGGTGTTCAATACGATCGGGCCGCAGTAGGCAGCGTACAGACGCGGTGCGCGTCGAGAAACGCGCGCCCACGTCCGCGGCGTTCGGCGTTGCGAAACGCACGCCAGAACGCGTCGGCCTTCGGCGCAATTCTAGCAGGGTCGGTTTGGTAAACGGGCCATTCGGCCGTCGGATTTAGCAGCGGAAAGCGCTGCAACCACGCGCAGAGCTCGGTATTGCGGCGCAGCCGGTTGTCTTCGATCGAGATGAAATAGCGCGCACCCTTGCGGATCGCGCTCTCCTCGTCGAACGGGGTCCAAAGCGCGGGATCTTCCTCCCACCCAAAGCGATCGACGTAGTACTGCACGTCGGGTCCGTAGTGTCCGATGACGACCAGCGCGTTGCGATCGAGCGTGCGGTCGAGCGCGACGGCATTGCGATAGGCCGCCTTGGGGTAGGCGTAGTAGGGCGCGGCGGTCGCGACGCCGTCGACCAGTACGACGGCGCCCACGAGCGGAACGATCGCGACGAGCGCGTACCGCGCCGCCGCGGCGAGCGTCATCCGTGCGATCGAGCTGACGTAGGCGGCGAGCGCGCCTCCCGTGACCAGCGCGAACGGTGGAACGAGAAGCAGCATGTAGTAGTCGACGCGCTCGACGGTAACGACGACAAAAACGTAGACGAGCCCCGCCGCAAGCCAACCCCACAGTACCGATTTCGTTCGCGCGCCTATCCATCCCAAAGCAATGAAACTTCCCAGCGCCAGCCAAAACCCGATCGCGCCGGCGATCGTGGCCGCAAACATGCCGATCGCCTCCCGGAAGAGAACGAGCTTGTCGACAAAGGCCGGCAGACTCGTAAACGCCGCTCTTAGCGCCGGCAGCACGTGCAACGTGGTAATGCCGCTGGCCCAATGCCATTCCGCGTACGATGCAACCCGCCGGTCGTAGAGCCACAACACCGCCAGCGGCACGACGACCAGCACGGCAAGCGCCGTCACGCGCGTGTGTATACCCGAACGAGCGCGTTCCCAGATCCCGCACAGAACGGGAACCAGGCCGACGACGGCGACCGGCTTCGCCAGATACGCAAACGTGAGCAGCGCTGCCGAGCGCGCCAGCGCCCGCGGATCCATCTGCTCGTTTTCCAAAAGGAAACGGGTTACGGCATATACCGCTGCCGTAAGGAAGAACACCATCGCCGTATCCGGTGTAAACGTGCGGCCGTAATACACGCTCCCCGGATACACGGCAAAGAAGAACGCGCCGATTAGTCCAGCCAAGGAGCTCGAAAAAAGCCACCGCCCGAAGAAGCCGATAACGACGACCGTCCCGACGCTAAACGCAATGGAAACCAGCCGTCCGAATACCTCGTGTATTCCGAAGAGTTTGTAGAGAGTCGCAGCTAAGAACGGAACGATTTGCAGCTCGAGCTCGACGTAGTTCGGCGGCGGACCATTGTAGGTCGTCTGCGGATACATAATGTCGTACCGGAGCCGAAAGAAGTTGCGCGCAATACCGGCCGTATCGCCCTGTCGCCACGCGGGATGATCGAGAATCGGATCGTGAATGCCCTTGAGCCGCAGTGCAACGGCTATCAAGACGACAACGAGCAGCCCGGCTCCCCACCACAGCGAGGACCGGGACGGCGTTACGCTACGTGTTTGAACGTCCAATATTTGTTGATGAAGAAGTTGACGAATATTCCGGCGACGGTCGCGACGAGCCACGTCTTATGACCGTGCCCGAGCCACGGACTCACGGCGGCCGAAACGCCGAGACCGACGCCGAGCGCGACCGCCGAAACGGTGAGGAACTGCGCACCCTCGCGAACGGCGTCGCCCTGCGAACGGAACGTCCAAATGCGGTTGAAATAATAGTTCGAGACGCCGCCGGCCATGAATGCAAGGGAGTAAATGATATTGTACTGCAAGGGGCGTGAGTGGTCGGGGACGACGCGCTGAAGCAAGGTGAAGACGACCAGATTGACGACGAAGCCCGACGCTCCGACGATGCCGAACTTTACGAACTGGCGTACGCCGCGGCGTTCGGTCAGCGATGCGAGCACCTTAGGCAACCCAATACCAATCTGCGAAGAGCACGGTAAACAGACCTAGGAGCGGCAGCGAAAACGCGAGGATCACGTTGTTGATCCACGGGCGTTCTCCCCAGCGCGCCAAAATGACGAACATCGGAAAGAGAACCAGCGCGAAACGCGGCATCGACATGAGGCTCGACGTAGACATCGGTACGAGAATCGATAGCGCCATATACGCGATGAACGCCGGGCGCAGGCTGCGGAAGCCGAACGCTAGGACGCCGATCATCAGGAAAGTGAAGGAGATTTCGAGCGACTGCGTGGCGACGGTTTGACCGGTCGTGGCGATGGCGATCTTGTGGAAGGCGTTATAGACGCTCACCCATGGCGGGGCGAGGTGGCGGTTCCAGTGGGTTTGGACGTGCGAAAAATAAAGCGGATCGGCGCGAAGCACCCACAAGTACGCCATGTAGACCAGCAGTCCGCAGAGGATCAACGCGACCGGCGCGAGGTTCGCGAACGCCAACCCCCGCTCGCGGCCGCCGCGCCTGAGCACGGACCAATACGTCGTCAGCCATTCGATCGCAAACGGTACGACGAGGAGAATGCCCTCAACGCGCGTCAGCGCGGCAAGGAAGCCGATCGCTCCGGCCAGCCACCAGCGATGCGCGCGCATGTAATAAAACGACGCGACCGACAGCATGAAGAAGAGCGATTCGGGATAGACCGCCGAGAAGAACACGGCGGTCGGGAAGACCGATACGTAAAAGATGCCGCGTCGAGCGACGCCGCGGTCGAATTCGTGCTCGAGCAGCTTATAGAGGAAAAGCAGTCCGAAGAAAAATGCGGCGTTGGAAATGAGCAATCCGGCAACGAGATGGTTGCCCGCGAACGCTCCCACGATTCGGATGAGATAGGGATAGAGCGGGAAGAACGCCATGTCGGTGCCTTGATAGCCGCGCGTCGCGATATCCAGGTAGTGCACGGCATCCCAGCGTCCCCACACGGCGAGCAGCACCGTGCGCGATTCCTGAACGTGTTCGCCGGGGCGTTGACCGATGATAACCGCCGCGAGTTCGGCAATGACGAGAATCGCGGCGCGCGTAGCGACGAAGTCGACGAGGACCTCGCGCACCGTTTGGTTGAAACGCGCCGCGATAAAAACTTTTGCGACGCAGAAAAGCGCGACGGCCAGCAGAAAGACGCGCGCGCCGTGCACGTATTCGACCGGCAAGAAGAACGTCAACCACAGCAGCCAGAACGGCAGCCACGTTAGGGCGTCGTATTGCAGCGATCGCAACTGCGTCACGCCGGCGCGCCGTGAAAAGTAGCGTGCGTAGCCGATCCATAAGGAAATCGAGGCGAGCGGACCCGCAATGACGGCGGCGAGTAAGGCCAGGTTGCTCAGTGCCGGGTCGTGGCGCGGAACGACGAGTGCGTACCAAGCGAAGAAACCGAGGGTGAAGCCGGCAAAGGCGACTGTGGCGAACGCGCCCGTTCCCGGCGCGAGGAGAACGTCGAAGCGAAGCGAGCGTGGTCGCGACGTTTGCGGCAGGTGCGTACTGGCGGACACGGCGACGCATCGTTTTAAAGGAAATAGCCCGCATCCCTTGTAGGTCTCGCCACATGGCTCGAACGATGGCAGGTACCGTCTTCAACCACCCGGTTCATTCGCTCGATTTCGTGAAAGTCACTGAAAGCGCGGCCTTGGCTGCCTCGCGCTGGATGGGGCGCGGGGAACGCGACGCGGCCGACGGTGCGGCGGTGGAGAAGATGCGCGAATCCCTCGGCGAGATGGAGATTTCGGGCCGCATCGTCATCGGTGAGGGCGAGCGCGACGAAGCGCCGATGCTGTACATCGGCGAAGAAGTCGGTGCCGGCGGCGAGGAGGTCGACATCGCGGTCGATCCCGTCGAAGGCACGAATCTCGTGGCGAACGGCTTGCCGAACTCGATCGCCGTTATGGCGATCTCGGAGCGCGGCG
Protein-coding regions in this window:
- the proS gene encoding proline--tRNA ligase produces the protein MSDGSHVPVVKEIPPKAADLSAWYTAACLKAELVSYSPVRGCVVLRPYGFGLWENLQRHLDERFKATGHENAYFPLLIPESLLMKEAQHVEGFAPEVAWVTQGGQEELTERLAIRPTSEVIIGTMYAQWVESYRDLPILINQWANVVRWEKATRPFLRTMEFLWQEGHTAHASAREAREETLRMLDVYRDFAENVAAVPVYAGVKSASERFPGAIETFSIEALMPDGKALQSATSHDLGQNFARAYDITFTDTDQQVKHAHTTSWGMSWRMLGAMIMVHGDDRGLRVPPKMAPIEAVFVPIVRSNDDRALQACRETADVLSKAGFRVRVDTRDEQPGWKYSEWDVRGVPVRIEIGPRDVEAGTAVVVRRDRPKGDKQQKQTVSLETLPRILPALLDDIQQSLFDQAKQFLEEHTFLTQDRSQFFDMCRNRAGMIEIPWCGRPECEAHVKAETSATTRVLRDLAGHALCVACGEPAKVNAYFAQSY
- a CDS encoding pitrilysin family protein, which encodes MYQKTTLPNGLRVLTETMPAVRSASIGVWADVGSALETRASRGISHLVEHMLFKGTTRRSARAIAETMDGVGGNLNAFTDKETTCYYAKVIDRHVPLALDVLADMFLNSTFDPGELAKEQNVVLEEIKMYEDSPDELIHDLFLQTMWNGADLGEPTIGFADSVLKVTPDALRTHMRGHYAPNSVIVAAAGNVEHDRFVEMVSEQFASFEGTCALPTAEAPQSTPAVHVRHKDSEQAYVVLGTRGLSVRDERRYALSLLDTILGGGMSSRLFQEIREKRGLVYTVYSFQAAYREAGLFGVYCGTSPEHVQSCIDLTVEQFHRVADERVSDDELHLAKEHMKGNLTLSLESTSSRMIRLGRNEFALGRYLSPEEIEARVDAVTADELQELAQELLPDPNVGLCVIGPVDESTISWSRDAA
- a CDS encoding DUF2837 family protein, coding for MAPNHFPIPEVWSGRLIGAIAITFITQGITIGAYAARLAGVQTKRIATSISLFNLFVTAGRLANLFMIFFVGPLADQAAGAVTKLASDPAAAAVWQRTFEVQLRLIVLGGTVGMALFALLLPLFAYLFRRGVHSFEARGSIPHSLARLVSPRVIGEVLRAQRLPSWSEIRAFEWRWIPKRLLIFNTVVMCVYAIGVQASYLASVLDVHWRATAIGLSGVINGVGTIAFTLFVDPTSAMITDQAVHGRRTVEEVRSMVFYLSLTAIVGTLLSQAIFYPAAVVIEAVARFAGHVRF
- a CDS encoding DUF4239 domain-containing protein, whose product is MIQSFEQLPIALSGILVIGGFLVLTLVIGNIIARVLPSSVREEHNDLAGFILAVVGVIYAVLLAFIAIGVWERFEMAEARTYEEATNLTIVYRDAGSFSTGSGLRAALRDYVKHVIDDEWPMMQRGERAVEARLLLESVDRDIRNLPANSPRLQNIQAQMLAAIAVALQDRDARLSMDATGINGIMWAVLIAGAFVTVGFTYLFGFKQTIMQQLMIGSLSVLIGLVLFLTLALDYPFRGGLTVAPDAFENALWVFNTIGPQ
- a CDS encoding glycosyltransferase family 39 protein, producing the protein MIAVALRLKGIHDPILDHPAWRQGDTAGIARNFFRLRYDIMYPQTTYNGPPPNYVELELQIVPFLAATLYKLFGIHEVFGRLVSIAFSVGTVVVIGFFGRWLFSSSLAGLIGAFFFAVYPGSVYYGRTFTPDTAMVFFLTAAVYAVTRFLLENEQMDPRALARSAALLTFAYLAKPVAVVGLVPVLCGIWERARSGIHTRVTALAVLVVVPLAVLWLYDRRVASYAEWHWASGITTLHVLPALRAAFTSLPAFVDKLVLFREAIGMFAATIAGAIGFWLALGSFIALGWIGARTKSVLWGWLAAGLVYVFVVVTVERVDYYMLLLVPPFALVTGGALAAYVSSIARMTLAAAARYALVAIVPLVGAVVLVDGVATAAPYYAYPKAAYRNAVALDRTLDRNALVVIGHYGPDVQYYVDRFGWEEDPALWTPFDEESAIRKGARYFISIEDNRLRRNTELCAWLQRFPLLNPTAEWPVYQTDPARIAPKADAFWRAFRNAERRGRGRAFLDAHRVCTLPTAARSY
- a CDS encoding GtrA family protein, which translates into the protein MLASLTERRGVRQFVKFGIVGASGFVVNLVVFTLLQRVVPDHSRPLQYNIIYSLAFMAGGVSNYYFNRIWTFRSQGDAVREGAQFLTVSAVALGVGLGVSAAVSPWLGHGHKTWLVATVAGIFVNFFINKYWTFKHVA
- a CDS encoding mannosyltransferase family protein, whose protein sequence is MSASTHLPQTSRPRSLRFDVLLAPGTGAFATVAFAGFTLGFFAWYALVVPRHDPALSNLALLAAVIAGPLASISLWIGYARYFSRRAGVTQLRSLQYDALTWLPFWLLWLTFFLPVEYVHGARVFLLAVALFCVAKVFIAARFNQTVREVLVDFVATRAAILVIAELAAVIIGQRPGEHVQESRTVLLAVWGRWDAVHYLDIATRGYQGTDMAFFPLYPYLIRIVGAFAGNHLVAGLLISNAAFFFGLLFLYKLLEHEFDRGVARRGIFYVSVFPTAVFFSAVYPESLFFMLSVASFYYMRAHRWWLAGAIGFLAALTRVEGILLVVPFAIEWLTTYWSVLRRGGRERGLAFANLAPVALILCGLLVYMAYLWVLRADPLYFSHVQTHWNRHLAPPWVSVYNAFHKIAIATTGQTVATQSLEISFTFLMIGVLAFGFRSLRPAFIAYMALSILVPMSTSSLMSMPRFALVLFPMFVILARWGERPWINNVILAFSLPLLGLFTVLFADWYWVA